CGAGCGAGAGCGCCATGCGCGCCCGGTGGTAGCCCGGATCTTCAATCCAGGCCTGGTCTCCCGGGCTGGAGAGTGCGCGAGCCATCAGGCCGAGCGCACCGTGGTAGCCGCCGGTGATCAGGACCTGGTCCGGATGGGCGATGACGCCCCGTGCGACCGCCAGGTGGGTGGCGATGGCCTCGCGCAGGGAACTGTCACCACTGGCGTCGGAGTGGGCGAGGTCCATGGCCCGAGCGCCGCGAGCATGACGACCCAGCAGCCGCGACCAGGTCGCGATGGGGAATGCGTCGACTCCGGGGATGCCGATCTGGAAGGGGTGAATCACCGGGCGGGCCCGAGTCTCGGCACGTCGAGGCTGCGGCGGGGCCGTCGAGGCTCCGCGAGGCGTGAGGGGGAGCGGGCTCGTGACGAACGTGCCGGCTGCTCCCCGTGTGACGAGGAACCCCTCGACGATGAGGCGCGCGTACGCGACATCCACCGTGCCTCGAGAGACGCGGAGCTCCAGGGCCATGGCTCGCGCCGAGGGGAGCCGCGTGCCCGGGGTCAGTGTCCCGGCGAGGATGGCTTCTCGGAGCCGATCGTAGAGCTGCACGTGGAGGGGACGGTCACCCCGCCGCCGCGAGATCGAGGGATGAAGCATGGCTCCACGAGTGCTCATGATGGCCTGGTCATTTTCATCTTTCTTGGCCCTTTCTCTACTCCATCGTGAGCCTATCCTGCCGCGCCATGACCACTGAATCCCTGGCTTCCGCGGACGCGGCGCGGTTCCGAGCACTCCATGCGCCAGGCCAGCTCCTCATCCTGGCCAACGCTTGGGACGCGGTCAGCGCCCGGCTGATCGAATCCATTGGCGGTACCGCCATCGCCACCAGCAGTGCCGCGATGGCCTGGGCGCATGGAGCCGCCGATGGCGAGCGCCTTCCGTTCGACCGGCTGCTCGCCGCGACTCGCGACATCGTCCGCGCGGTGCATGTCCCGGTCAGCGTCGACTTCGAGAGAGGCTACAGCACGAGCCCGGCGGAAGTGGCCGACGCCATCTGCCGGCTCTCGGAGGTGGGCGTCGTCGGCGTGAACCTCGAGGATGGCGCCGAGCCGCCCGAATTGCTGGCCGCGAAGCTGTCGGCCTCACGGGAGGCGCTCCGGCGCGAGGGACGAGACATGTTCCTGAATGCGCGCACCGATGTGATCTTGCGTCGCATGGTGTCAGGCCCCCAGGCACTCGACGAGGTGGTGCGGCGCGCGAGGCGCTACGTGGACGCGGGCTGCGATGGTGTCTTCGTGCCAGGCTCCTTGACGGCCGAGGAGCTGGCTCGAGTCGTCGAGGAAGTGCGAGTCCCGCTCAATGTCTGGGCCGCACCGACGTTGCCCCCGCTCGAGCAGCTCCGGGCGATCGGTGTACGCCGGGTGAGCGTGGGGCCCCGCCTCGTGCTGACGGCGCTCTCGGCCGTCAGACGGGACGCGGAGCAGGTGCTCGCGGGGCGGTGGGCTCCCGCACCCGAGGGAGCGACACCGACCTACGCCGAACTCAATGCCTGGTTCGGGCCTGATGTCGACGTCCGGGTGGGACACCCGCACTGATGCCCACCGTGCAGAGGAAGTGACGGGCCGCGCGTCTCCGACACGGGGGCGCACGGCGCGCTTGCGAGCGGCGGGGAATTGGAGCAGGAGGGGCCGGTCGTGATTGTCCGTCCCCGCCCCGGTGCCCTGAAGCTCCTCTTTGTCATGCGCGGCACCATCCTGCCGCGCGTCCTGCCCCACGTGCTGGGCATCGCGGCGCTGTCCTGCCTCGTCGTCTGGACGCTCCAGGCGGGCCACCTGCGGCTCCCGGTGACCTCGCCCGCGCCCTTGTCGCTGCTCGGCATCGCGCTGTCCATCTTCCTCGGGTTCCGGAACAACGCCTGCTACGACCGCTGGTGGGAGGCCCGGAAGCAGTGGGGCGCGCTGCTGATCGAACTGCGCGCGTTCTCACACCAGGCCATCGCGCTGCTGGACGACGGGGACGCCGAGGTGCCCGTCGTGGGGCGGCAGGCGGCGCGGCGGCTGATTCACCGGAACATCGCCTTCGCGCACGCGCTCGCCGCGCACCTGCGCGGGCATGACGCCCGGGAGGACATCTCCCGCTTCGTCGCGGAGCCGGAGCGCTCGCGCGTGCTGACCAGTGGAAATCGGCCTGGCGCGCTGCTGCGCGAGCACGAGGTCGAGCTGGCCGCGCTGCGGCGGGAGGGCCGGCTCTCCGACATCGTGTGGGGCTCGCTGGCCGCACGGGTCCACGCGTTGATGGGCGTGCTCTGCGCCTGCGAGCGCATCCGCTTCACGCCGCTGCCCTTCGCGTACACGGTGCTGCTCCACCGCACCGCGTATCTCTTCTGCCTGCTGCTGCCCTTCGGCCTCGCGGAGGCCCTGGGCTGGTTCACGCCGGTGCTCGCGGCGATGATTGCCTACACCTTCTTCGGCCTGGACCGGCTGAGCGACGAGTTGGAGGAGCCCTTCGGCACGGCTCCCAACGACCTGCCGCTGCTCGCGCTGGCCCGGACGGCGGAAATCAACCTGCGCGAGGCGCTGGGCGAGCCGCGGCCCGAGCCGCTGCGCCCCGTGGACTTCATCCTCCCGTAGGCGCCGGGCCGCTCGCCTCCGCTCGCGCTCGAGCTCCGCGGCAGCGTGCCAGCCCCCCGGCTCAGGGCCGGGGCGCGCGGGGCAGGCGGCTCATACGCCGGGCGATGCGGAAGCTCATCTCCAGGGCCTGGCGGTAGTTGAGCCGCGGATCGCACAGCGTGGCGTAGTTGCGCTCCAGATCCTTCTCGGTGATGCCGACGGCACCGCCCATGCACTCGGTGACGTCCTCGCCGGTGAGCTCGAAGTGCACCCCGCCCAGGTAGGAGCCGAGCTGCTCGTGCACGTCGAAGCTGCGCTCCACCTCGTGCAGGACGTCATCGAAGTTGCGCGTCTTGATGCCGGAGGAGGTGCTCACGGTGTTGCCATGCATCGGGTCGCACACCCACAGCACGAGCCGGCCCGCCCGCCGCATGGCCTCCACCACCGGGGGCAGCGCGTCCGCCACCTTCTGGGCGCCCATGCGGGTGATGAGCACGAGCTTGCCCGGCTCGTTGTCGGGGTTGAGCTGCTCGGCCAGCCGGACGGCGTCCGCGGGGGACACGCTGGGGCCCAGCTTCACGCCCACCGGGTTGCGGATGCCGCGGAAGAACTCCACGTGCGCGCCGTCCAGGGCCCGGGTGCGCTCGCCAATCCACGGCAGGTGCGTCGTCAGGTCGTACCAGCCCTGGCGCCACGGCACCTGGCGCGTCTGGGCCGACTCGTAATGGAGGTTGAGGCCCTCGTGGCTGGTGTAGAAGTCCACGCGGGTGAGGTCCGCCACGGTGCGCTCGCCCAGGGCCTCCATGAAACGCAGGGCCTCGCTGAGCTTGCGGGTGGTCTGCTCGTACTCCTCGCGCAGCTCGCCCGGCACGGCGGCCTGCTGGAAGAAGCTCAGGTCCCAGTACTCGGGGTGGTGCACGTCCGCGAAGCCACCGTCGCTCAGCGAGCGCACGAAGTTGAGCGTCATCGCCGCGTGGTGGTAGCAGTCCAGCATCAGCCGGGGATCCGCCCGCCGCGCCTCGGGGGTGAACTCCGGCCGGTTGACGAGGTCCCCGAAGTAGCTGGGCAGCTCCACGCCCCCGCGCGTCTCGGTGGGCTTGGAGCGTGGCTTGGCGTACTGGCCGGCGATGCGCCCCACCCGGATGACGGGCCGGTGCCCTCCGTGGATGAGCACCAGCGACATCTGCAGGATGATCTTCTGCCGGTTGGTGATGATGTCCGGACGGCAGTCGGAGAGTGACTCGGCGCAGTCCCCGCCCTGCAGCAGGAAGCGGCGGCCCTGCTGGGCCTCCGCCACCAGCTCGCGCAGGCGTTCCACCTCCCAGGAGGTGACCAGCGGAGGCAGCCGGCCGAGCTCCGCGACGACCTCCTCCACCTCCTTCTGCACCTCATAGCGGACGTCTTGGGTGATGGGCTTCGTCTTCCAGGAAGTGGGGGACCAGGTGCTCATGCGGGGGGCAGGAATATCACACCCCGCTTCTTCAGCGCCCTGCTAGCAGAGCCCGGCCCAGCGGACGTACATGTCGCCGTAGTAGTTGCACACATAGCCACTGGGGCAGGTGGGATAGCCACGGACCCAGTACTCACCATTCGACCAGAACACCTGGCTGTTCGTGTCGAAGTGGTGGCCGTAACTCAGGGTTTCGAGGAGCAGGCTGGACGTGGACGGCGACGAGTAGACGCCGAGAGCGCCCCAGCAGACCATGTAGACGGCCTGCTGATGGACCCCGCGCTCCGGTTCGGCCGAAGGCTGCTGCTTCGCCTCCGTCGTCTCCTCGGGCGCGCCACCGCACCCCATGCCGAACAGCGTGGCACCACCCACAAGACACACGAGCATTCGCAGGTTCTTCTTCATCGGATGTTCTCTCCGTGAGGGGAAATGATGACGCCCCGCGTCGTGAGCGGCCCGGGGCTCATGCGAAGAGAGATTGATCCGACGCGACCGTCATGGATCGAAGTGCAGCGCGAGACGCTCCGAGCGAGCATCGGGCAGGAGCCAAGGTGGCCACCAGCGGGATTACGGCTCGCTCCCCCAAATGAGCTGACCGTTCCGGTAGAGCGTCACTCTCTCCCAATTGGTGAAAGAGGTCTTGGAGGGGTCGAAGGAGTAGTCATTGGATTCGTCGAAGTTCGACCAATCTGCCTTGTGGCCGCGGATCTGGATTTCGCCTGAATCGCCAACAGCCGGAATGCTACCAGCAGCGGAATTGAAGGCGA
This is a stretch of genomic DNA from Archangium violaceum. It encodes these proteins:
- a CDS encoding isocitrate lyase/PEP mutase family protein — protein: MTTESLASADAARFRALHAPGQLLILANAWDAVSARLIESIGGTAIATSSAAMAWAHGAADGERLPFDRLLAATRDIVRAVHVPVSVDFERGYSTSPAEVADAICRLSEVGVVGVNLEDGAEPPELLAAKLSASREALRREGRDMFLNARTDVILRRMVSGPQALDEVVRRARRYVDAGCDGVFVPGSLTAEELARVVEEVRVPLNVWAAPTLPPLEQLRAIGVRRVSVGPRLVLTALSAVRRDAEQVLAGRWAPAPEGATPTYAELNAWFGPDVDVRVGHPH
- a CDS encoding bestrophin family protein, which codes for MIVRPRPGALKLLFVMRGTILPRVLPHVLGIAALSCLVVWTLQAGHLRLPVTSPAPLSLLGIALSIFLGFRNNACYDRWWEARKQWGALLIELRAFSHQAIALLDDGDAEVPVVGRQAARRLIHRNIAFAHALAAHLRGHDAREDISRFVAEPERSRVLTSGNRPGALLREHEVELAALRREGRLSDIVWGSLAARVHALMGVLCACERIRFTPLPFAYTVLLHRTAYLFCLLLPFGLAEALGWFTPVLAAMIAYTFFGLDRLSDELEEPFGTAPNDLPLLALARTAEINLREALGEPRPEPLRPVDFILP
- a CDS encoding class II 3-deoxy-7-phosphoheptulonate synthase, which gives rise to MSTWSPTSWKTKPITQDVRYEVQKEVEEVVAELGRLPPLVTSWEVERLRELVAEAQQGRRFLLQGGDCAESLSDCRPDIITNRQKIILQMSLVLIHGGHRPVIRVGRIAGQYAKPRSKPTETRGGVELPSYFGDLVNRPEFTPEARRADPRLMLDCYHHAAMTLNFVRSLSDGGFADVHHPEYWDLSFFQQAAVPGELREEYEQTTRKLSEALRFMEALGERTVADLTRVDFYTSHEGLNLHYESAQTRQVPWRQGWYDLTTHLPWIGERTRALDGAHVEFFRGIRNPVGVKLGPSVSPADAVRLAEQLNPDNEPGKLVLITRMGAQKVADALPPVVEAMRRAGRLVLWVCDPMHGNTVSTSSGIKTRNFDDVLHEVERSFDVHEQLGSYLGGVHFELTGEDVTECMGGAVGITEKDLERNYATLCDPRLNYRQALEMSFRIARRMSRLPRAPRP